From one Anaerolineae bacterium genomic stretch:
- a CDS encoding L,D-transpeptidase family protein, whose product MDLILIVALLFFVIMPPTQHFVKYTPPPSSESSSPLSTLYTPAASSTPEPSLTSTFYFTPSPAATPTFTPSPRPAVPSPTPTPHRDRKWIEVSLRQQKLVAYEDGKPVFEALVSTGLARSPTVTGRFRIYLKLLYSDMSGPGYYFRKVPYVMYFYRGYALHGTYWHNNFGRPMSRGCVNLRIEDARWLFNWTDPPLPPGASFVYSSPEKPGTLVIIYP is encoded by the coding sequence ATGGACCTAATCCTTATAGTTGCACTCCTTTTCTTTGTAATAATGCCCCCGACCCAGCATTTTGTCAAATATACGCCTCCTCCTTCCTCGGAAAGCTCGTCTCCCCTTTCAACGCTATATACACCAGCTGCCTCTTCTACGCCAGAGCCTTCCCTTACTTCTACCTTTTATTTTACTCCATCGCCTGCTGCTACCCCAACATTCACTCCTTCCCCCAGGCCCGCTGTTCCGTCGCCTACTCCCACACCCCATCGGGATAGGAAATGGATAGAAGTTTCCCTGCGCCAGCAGAAGCTGGTAGCCTACGAGGACGGCAAACCTGTTTTTGAGGCCCTCGTTTCCACAGGTTTGGCACGCTCTCCGACGGTAACGGGGAGGTTCAGGATTTACCTTAAGCTTCTTTACTCTGATATGTCTGGGCCTGGTTATTATTTCAGAAAGGTGCCTTATGTGATGTATTTTTACCGTGGATATGCCCTTCACGGCACTTACTGGCACAACAATTTTGGTCGGCCCATGAGCCGCGGTTGTGTCAATTTGAGGATAGAAGATGCTCGCTGGCTTTTTAACTGGACTGACCCACCTCTTCCGCCCGGAGCAAGTTTTGTCTACTCCTCCCCTGAGAAACCCGGGACCCTGGTGATTATTTACCCCTAA
- a CDS encoding histidine kinase, protein MSRKEIETRIRELEKKISDLKARWPKHSVPTSMAIELEELEEELNRLKGELSSSTEPDSG, encoded by the coding sequence GTGTCAAGGAAAGAAATTGAAACGAGAATTCGGGAACTGGAGAAGAAAATTTCCGATTTGAAGGCTCGCTGGCCCAAGCATTCCGTTCCAACTTCTATGGCCATAGAACTGGAAGAACTGGAAGAGGAGCTCAACAGGCTCAAAGGAGAGCTTTCTTCTTCCACAGAGCCAGATAGCGGTTAG
- a CDS encoding thioredoxin family protein: MDGLERRLAGKASLVRLDVWGKPGRDLASKYGIRAVPSFLIFDGKGNLAGYYVGIPDQKAIIEVIESLNRGD; the protein is encoded by the coding sequence GTGGATGGGCTGGAGAGAAGACTTGCAGGCAAAGCCTCTCTGGTGAGGCTGGACGTATGGGGAAAGCCAGGCCGGGATTTAGCCTCTAAATACGGGATAAGGGCTGTTCCCTCTTTCCTCATCTTTGACGGCAAGGGGAATCTGGCAGGATATTACGTTGGCATTCCTGACCAAAAGGCTATAATAGAGGTGATAGAAAGCCTGAACAGGGGGGATTAG
- the trxB gene encoding thioredoxin-disulfide reductase, giving the protein MDLYDVIIIGSGPAGLSAAIYSARSALKTLVITGRAIGGQAALTAEIENYPGFPEGISGMELTRLMQEQAKKFGAEIQMDEVLSVNLREHPFTVTTYSGDYRCKALIIATGVSPRKLGVPGEEEFIGRGVSFCATCDGFFFKDQEVAVVGGGDSAVKEALYLTRFARKVYIIHRRDQLRAEAIIQERARQNDRIEFVLNSIVTEIVGKEKVEGVRIKNLKTGEESFLKVDGVFVYIGNIPNTSLFQGQLELDEQGYIVTDRAMHTSVPGVFAAGDVQERILAQVVTAAASGAIAAMEAEKFIAHLEGREYPGKEWRG; this is encoded by the coding sequence ATGGACCTATACGATGTCATAATCATAGGTTCGGGGCCGGCAGGGTTAAGCGCAGCCATCTACTCCGCCAGGTCCGCCCTTAAGACTCTGGTTATAACCGGGAGAGCCATAGGAGGACAGGCAGCTCTTACGGCTGAAATTGAGAATTACCCTGGCTTCCCGGAAGGTATCTCGGGAATGGAATTGACCCGCCTCATGCAGGAGCAGGCCAAAAAGTTCGGAGCAGAAATCCAGATGGATGAAGTCCTCTCGGTGAACCTTAGAGAACATCCTTTCACCGTTACCACTTATTCCGGAGATTACCGGTGCAAAGCCCTTATCATTGCCACCGGCGTTTCTCCCAGAAAGCTCGGAGTGCCAGGGGAGGAAGAATTCATAGGTCGGGGTGTTTCTTTCTGCGCCACCTGCGATGGGTTTTTCTTCAAAGACCAGGAAGTGGCTGTAGTGGGGGGCGGAGATAGCGCCGTGAAAGAGGCCCTTTACCTTACCCGTTTCGCCCGCAAGGTATACATAATCCACAGACGAGACCAGCTCCGGGCTGAGGCCATAATTCAGGAAAGGGCGCGCCAGAACGACCGTATTGAGTTCGTTTTAAATTCTATCGTAACCGAAATCGTGGGAAAGGAGAAGGTGGAGGGGGTCAGGATCAAGAACCTCAAAACCGGCGAGGAATCTTTCCTGAAAGTGGATGGAGTTTTTGTCTACATCGGGAACATACCCAACACTTCTCTGTTCCAGGGACAACTGGAGTTGGACGAGCAGGGCTATATCGTAACCGACAGGGCAATGCATACCAGTGTTCCCGGGGTATTTGCGGCGGGAGATGTTCAGGAGAGGATTTTAGCCCAGGTGGTGACGGCTGCGGCATCGGGAGCCATAGCGGCCATGGAGGCGGAGAAATTCATCGCCCACCTTGAAGGAAGGGAGTATCCGGGGAAAGAGTGGAGGGGTTAA
- a CDS encoding DUF2085 domain-containing protein: MNPALRVFLLLSGLFALALLTALPPWSLMGKANFVASGVCHRLPEHSLFFEGEQSPLCARCTGTYLGLLLATILLILRGKLKSGLFPPLKISLALASFVILWGVDGFNSFWDLWRGSPLLYAPSNGLRLVTGLFYGFSWGGWFIPFFNSITFKNPTPRRSLENFRELALLVTVGVGSVALIETRDPFLLYPLTFLSMVGPLLLLGTINAMLLKLALNLYPDGIEKGGEFLPLFSAGISASLVEIAVLNLARAALKL, encoded by the coding sequence ATGAATCCAGCCCTGAGGGTTTTTCTCCTGCTCTCTGGTCTCTTCGCCCTAGCTCTCCTCACGGCTCTGCCACCTTGGAGCCTTATGGGCAAAGCCAATTTTGTAGCCTCAGGGGTATGCCACCGCCTGCCGGAGCATTCCCTTTTCTTTGAGGGAGAACAGAGCCCCCTCTGTGCCCGCTGCACCGGCACCTACCTTGGCCTCCTTCTGGCTACTATTCTTCTAATTCTCAGAGGAAAATTGAAAAGCGGGCTCTTTCCCCCACTTAAGATCTCTTTAGCCCTGGCGAGCTTCGTAATCCTATGGGGGGTGGATGGCTTCAATTCTTTTTGGGATTTATGGAGGGGAAGCCCTCTTCTCTATGCTCCCTCAAACGGGTTGAGATTGGTCACGGGCCTGTTCTACGGTTTCAGCTGGGGAGGATGGTTCATACCCTTTTTCAACTCCATAACTTTCAAAAATCCGACCCCCCGCAGGAGCCTGGAGAACTTCCGGGAGCTGGCACTGCTCGTCACCGTGGGAGTGGGGTCTGTGGCTTTGATAGAAACCCGGGACCCATTTCTACTATATCCTCTTACTTTCCTGAGCATGGTGGGCCCTCTCCTGCTTCTGGGAACGATAAACGCTATGCTTCTCAAGCTCGCTTTAAACCTTTATCCTGACGGGATAGAAAAAGGAGGAGAATTCCTCCCCCTTTTCTCGGCGGGTATTAGCGCTTCTCTGGTGGAGATAGCGGTCCTTAATTTAGCGAGGGCAGCCCTAAAGCTTTAA
- a CDS encoding class I SAM-dependent methyltransferase encodes MRYLPELRVFPVPLKDRQEYYRALYRTLKPGWKPSTEVYQEIVASYLGPGVRVLDLGCGRGGIMERLHPRTALTVGVDYDWASLREHRAPAIFRIQARAEILPFLSGSFDLVICSWVLEHLAEPEKTFREIARVLKPGGHFIFLTPNLLNPIPRFGREVARAGLFLQRALVASLYGRQSQDVFYPYYRANTPSKIEEEASKVGLKKVSLLVIEDPTYLAFNRLSFRASVLIERFIPPGRKVHLVGVYKK; translated from the coding sequence ATGCGTTATCTGCCGGAACTGCGGGTATTCCCAGTGCCTCTGAAAGACAGGCAAGAATACTACAGAGCCTTATACCGAACTTTAAAGCCTGGGTGGAAACCTTCCACCGAGGTTTATCAGGAAATTGTGGCTTCTTACCTTGGTCCGGGGGTGAGAGTTCTGGATCTGGGCTGTGGCCGAGGAGGGATCATGGAGCGCCTTCACCCCCGGACTGCCCTTACCGTTGGGGTAGATTACGATTGGGCCTCACTGCGAGAACATAGAGCACCGGCCATTTTCCGGATCCAGGCCCGGGCGGAAATTCTCCCTTTCTTGTCTGGTTCCTTTGACTTGGTGATATGCAGCTGGGTTCTGGAGCACCTGGCCGAGCCAGAGAAAACCTTCAGGGAAATAGCCAGAGTGCTGAAACCGGGAGGCCACTTTATATTCCTCACTCCTAACCTGCTGAACCCAATTCCCCGTTTCGGCCGCGAAGTAGCCAGAGCCGGGTTATTCCTGCAACGAGCCCTTGTGGCGAGCCTTTACGGGCGCCAAAGCCAGGATGTCTTCTACCCCTACTATCGCGCTAACACCCCATCTAAAATCGAAGAGGAAGCCTCAAAAGTCGGACTGAAAAAGGTCTCTCTGCTTGTGATAGAGGACCCCACGTACTTGGCCTTCAACAGGCTTTCCTTCCGCGCGAGCGTTCTTATAGAAAGGTTCATCCCTCCCGGGCGAAAAGTTCACCTGGTAGGGGTTTACAAAAAATGA